The Zootoca vivipara chromosome 16, rZooViv1.1, whole genome shotgun sequence genome has a segment encoding these proteins:
- the USF3 gene encoding basic helix-loop-helix domain-containing protein USF3 isoform X2: MPEMTEKAPLKKQHRKKNRETHNAVERHRKKKINAGINRIGELIPCSPALKQSKNMILDQAYQYITEMKRQNNELLLNGGNNEQAEEIKKLRKQLDELQKENGRYIALLKANDICLYDDPTVHWKRNLKHAKVSVVIPNDQAQKKKGNLKKAKVSVVIPSDQLQKNIIVYSNGSQLGGSNQGASVQGITFNISHNLQKQTANVVPVQRSCNLVTPVTISSIYSTEIKSGAQTSVSPLVSGPSNPAKKSIEHSTSENEQCLTTSSSADSSRNPLQLVRLQPEMQSSPQDEDDISKSKNKPETFKLIEKAGLPSNSLSFSASVDRSLAQLADMPPKEDSRNGSLESCVVSAANTTCTPSVMLSIDGKPSAGNILKSSSGPAASAVEIQKAVTEINTLPAASIDKWPFPSSSAVGTSNSKTMGSLTRMTSAGNTQTTWTTLQLAGNTVQPLNRTPSNINAALLNQPVNNASITASTPNRILATTPRLNNPLPAGEQTAEQIMVTLPSYPSLPMQPLVTKTQVLAQPSSSLLPLNPAVQLIQMPQPVGPPVTASPAKQNVVILQPSNASAGPPVLRTEVPNKTVSQQIVIIQTANPNPLSLFSAPPPPPIRMPINGAAPSTSASNPMQNASGPHMFGGKHLVHILPRPSSAPSSGPTQTFSVAMANQHLPQTISLNGQLFALKPVKSCSGGSDQTPMQVIQPTTSEDPNTNVALNTFGALASLNQTISEMAGQNCVQVSTSQPTNPSTISSQTTPSNPVLLSATVASSSAAENVMLTSVSCSVGASPPKTSFGLGSKWCNKSTKKCLVASSNLAGQVNSCKDLKKIDSGDVEATPEHPGSDILLENMPDNVVLQSLAISQANSRVAPSDVAQNDASDSHPKERLKAEQDMETTLASDLNAAIVPRSLPLESASSEQFEVVAPVSRECASLTPQTNSATNSKLSEPSKCIPTSPLTSSDSQVTASHISGTSVANSGASAEGVPRTEVSEICTMEQNCSIVMQASDLLEEQGLTKIFSDFSKVGEAVEKNFSAQVEHPDFHTQNTKSIIDSNDLAEKQEGLLLVNIEEENLAQSHSCTSEQETVTANRQADSPMSTSSGSSCGFSVASMLPDTCRENVPNNTSVNTCNSCTFSEQTDIVALAAKAIFDQEAHAKGIAAVSGVAVSVSKDDEVASLRRDQSFKSHTIKDADQIETAPRNFSTQNAVKINVDRSVEKQSCSVGVEVSSVTLQIPVSQSSSTSSLSVNNLIHQSCIIHPVVSCSGLPPTSGQSAVPVTMTPSMPTNPFMTQSPGHSPVLMTDYASEQLSAVRTSTMQASQMHEPHLKQQSQESRKDPVKRPVQDDHLLSTPKRQKHCQTAPMQLEGMALLNQTANDISDQSRILVNQIPSNSSNMAVSGSSQGHTDSLSRLFPTSNFVSPALRQAEIQCNSQPSVPDQTGQHLQPIQHAPTQGMTHLHTNPYIKQQQQQAGQLRERHQLYHLQHHISHAESPIHSQALSVHQQRVMHQEAQMQKKRTLIQAAQPTTLALQQKHHGNDQSRSKSSQPHPHHPQMQQMQQHYTSSQPEKTCENPTANRTHHSHPQSHLNQDILHQQAPDVGNRQTGSGVSSEHVPGHSQMQRLMTSRALEQQMVSQPSIVTRSSDMTCAPHRQERNRVSSYSAEALIGKTPSNSEQRLGISIQSLRASDNLEMRNYLDMSRNKGLVIHNMQGRMSVDHTVGSDVQRLSECQTFKANGTNQQFDVQSSRNSEIGTSMSSLRGMQTQAFRIAQNAGPPIDRQKRLPYQPVQGISAGNVIPPPRDNENTCHQSFMQSLLVPHLGDQVSGGQRPIPEHQRNPQCATSSIVEYNCPPARDSIHIRREGDGQNRESCDMSLGAINNRNNTLNIPFSSSSGDIQGRNTSPNISVQKSNPMRMTESHGTKGHMNAPGSSNVHGVARPPLTHPPVSRNAEQVPPSVRQPNSSVTQRSRHPLQDNSGSKIRQPERNRSGNQRHGNVFDPSLPHLPLAASGSMILGRQQPALEKRGSIVRFMPEGPQMTNDSAAPDQHSLSQNFGFPFIPEGGMNPPINANAPFIPPVTQSSTTRTPALIPVDPQNTLPSFYPPYSPAHPTLSNDISIPYFSNQMFPNPSTEKPSGGGLNNRFGSILSPPRPVGFAQPSFPLLTDMPPMHMANSSHLSNFNLTSLFPEIATALPPDGSAISPLLSIANTSASDSSKQSSNRPAHNISHILGHDCSSAV; this comes from the exons AGCAAGAACATGATCCTTGACCAGGCATATCAATATATAACAGAAATGAAAAGGCAAAACAATGAGCTCCTGCTGAATGGAGGAAACAATGAGCAAG ctgaagaaataaaaaagctcCGGAAGCAGTTGGATGAACTTCAGAAAGAAAATGGGCGCTACATTGCATTATTGAAAGCCAATGACATTTGCCTTTATGATGATCCCACTGTCCACTGGAAACGGAACCTTAAGCATGCAAAAGTTTCTGTTGTTATCCCCAATGATCAGGcgcaaaagaagaaaggaaacctTAAAAAGGCAAAAGTGTCTGTTGTTATCCCCAGTGACCAGCTGCAAAAGAACATCATTGTATATTCCAATGGCAGTCAGCTTGGTGGAAGCAACCAGGGGGCATCAGTCCAAGGAATAACGTTTAATATCAGTCATAATTTACAGAAGCAGACTGCTAATGTTGTTCCTGTCCAGAGGTCTTGCAACCTAGTCACTCCTGTGACCATTTCTAGTATCTATTCCACAGAAATCAAATCAGGGGCTCAGACTTCGGTTTCTCCACTGGTATCAGGCCCATCAAATCCAGCCAAGAAAAGTATTGAGCACTCTACCTCTGAGAATGAGCAATGCCTAACTACTAGTTCTAGTGCTGACAGCTCACGGAATCCCTTGCAGCTAGTGAGGCTACAGCCTGAAATGCAGAGTTCTCCACAAGATGAAGATGACATCTCcaaatctaaaaataaaccaGAGACTTTCAAGTTAATTGAGAAAGCGGGTTTGCCTAGCAACAGCCTTTCTTTCAGTGCTAGTGTGGACAGATCTCTGGCTCAGCTGGCAGACATGCCCCCTAAAGAGGATTCAAGAAATGGATCCCTAGAAAGCTGTGTAGTTTCTGCAGCTAATACCACTTGTACTCCATCTGTAATGCTCTCCATTGATGGAAAGCCATCTGCAGGAAACATCCTCAAAAGCAGCAGCGGACCAGCAGCATCTGCTGTAGAAATCCAGAAGGCTGTAACAGAAATTAACACTTTGCCTGCTGCTTCTATAGATAAGTGGCCTTTCCCCAGTTCTTCAGCTGTTGGCACTTCAAATTCCAAAACCATGGGTAGCCTGACGCGAATGACTTCTGCTGGAAACACCCAGACTACTTGGACTACTTTGCAACTAGCAGGGAATACTGTTCAGCCTCTAAACCGTACTCCGTCCAACATAAACGCAGCCCTCTTAAATCAGCCAGTTAACAATGCTAGCATTACAGCATCCACTCCTAACAGGATTTTGGCAACTACTCCCAGGTTAAATAATCCTCTACCTGCTGGTGAACAAACAGCTGAGCAAATCATGGTTACTTTGCCATCCTATCCATCCTTACCTATGCAGCCGCTAGTCACTAAGACGCAGGTTCTAGCACAACCTTCAAGCAGCCTCCTTCCATTGAATCCAGCTGTGCAGCTGATTCAGATGCCCCAGCCAGTAGGTCCACCTGTCACTGCATCACCTGCTAAACAAAATGTAGTCATTTTACAGCCTTCAAATGCCAGTGCAGGCCCACCAGTGTTGAGAACTGAAGTCCCCAACAAAACTGTTAGCCAGCAGATTGTAATTATACAGACTGCTAACCCAAatcctctctcccttttctctgctcctcctcctcctcctatcagaATGCCTATAAATGGAGCCGCTCCCTCAACAAGTGCTAGTAATCCTATGCAAAACGCCTCTGGCCCTCATATGTTTGGTGGGAAGCATCTTGTCCATATTTTGCCAAGGCCATCTTCTGCACCATCTTCTGGCCCCACACAAACGTTTTCAGTTGCAATGGCTAACCAACATCTTCCACAGACTATTTCTTTAAATGGGCAGCTGTTTGCATTGAAGCCTGTGAAGTCCTGTTCTGGAGGTTCTGATCAAACCCCTATGCAAGTTATTCAGCCTACCACCAGTGAAGATCCAAATACAAACGTTGCCCTCAATACATTTGGTGCTTTAGCTAGCCTCAATCAAACCATATCGGAGATGGCTGGACAGAATTGTGTGCAGGTGTCTACCAGTCAGCCTACAAATCCATCAACGATCAGCAGCCAAACCACACCAAGTAACCCTGTTCTGCTGTCAGCTACTGTAGCATCCTCTTCAGCTGCTGAGAATGTAATGTTAACTAGTGTTTCGTGTTCAGTGGGTGCTTCTCCCCCCAAAACCTCATTTGGTCTGGGTTCAAAATGGTGTAATAAAAGTACTAAAAAATGCTTGGTGGCCAGCAGCAATCTTGCAGGTCAAGTGAATTCATGCAAAGATTTGAAGAAAATTGATAGTGGGGATGTGGAGGCTACCCCTGAGCATCCTGGAAGTGACATCTTGCTTGAAAACATGCCTGATAATGTGGTGTTGCAAAGCTTAGCCATATCACAAGCAAATAGTAGGGTAGCACCTAGTGACGTTGCCCAAAATGATGCTTCCGATTCCCATCCCAAAGAGAGACTGAAAGCTGAACAAGATATGGAAACTACCCTGGCATCTGACCTGAATGCAGCTATAGTGCCGAGATCGTTGCCTCTCGAATCGGCCTCATCAGAACAGTTTGAAGTGGTTGCTCCCGTCTCCAGAGAGTGTGCATCTCTGACTCCTCAAACTAATTCAGCAACAAATTCTAAGTTATCAGAACCATCCAAATGCATCCCCACCAGCCCTTTAACATCTTCTGACTCTCAGGTGACAGCTTCTCATATTTCTGGGACATCTGTGGCAAACAGTGGGGCGAGTGCAGAGGGCGTTCCCAGAACAGAGGTGTCTGAAATCTGCACAATGGAACAAAATTGTTCCATAGTCATGCAGGCCAGTGATTTGTTAGAAGAGCAAGGCCTGACCAAGATTTTCTCTGATTTCAGTAAAGTGGGAGAAGCTGTAGAAAAAAACTTCTCGGCTCAAGTTGAACACCCTGATTTTCACACCCAAAACACTAAATCAATTATAGACTCGAATGACTTGGCAGAGAAGCAGGAAGGGCTCTTGCTGGTGAACATTGAAGAGGAAAACCTTGCACAATCTCACTCCTGTACCTCTGAACAAGAAACAGTCACTGCTAACAGACAAGCAGACTCTCCCATGTCAACTAGCTCAGGCAGCAGTTGTGGATTCTCAGTTGCATCCATGTTGCCAGACACATGCAGAGAAAATGTTCCCAACAACACTTCAGTGAATACATGCAACAGCTGTACATTTTCAGAGCAAACGGATATTGTAGCTTTGGCAGCAAAAGCAATTTTTGACCAAGAGGCTCATGCAAAAGGTATAGCAGCAGTGTCAGGAGTTGCTGTTTCCGTTTCCAAGGATGATGAAGTGGCATCTCTAAGAAGAGACCAGTCTTTTAAGTCTCACACCATTAAAGATGCAGACCAGATAGAAACAGCGCCAAGAAATTTCAGCACCCAGAATGCAGTGAAAATAAATGTTGATAGGTCAGTCGAAAAGCAAAGCTGTTCTGTTGGAGTGGAAGTGTCCAGTGTAACATTGCAAATTCCAGTCTCCCAGTCTTCAAGCACATCAAGCTTAAGTGTCAATAATCTCATACATCAAAGCTGCATCATCCACCCTGTTGTGAGCTGCTCAGGTTTACCCCCGACTTCAGGCCAATCAGCTGTTCCTGTGACTATGACTCCATCCATGCCCACTAATCCATTTATGACTCAGTCTCCAGGACATTCTCCAGTGCTAATGACAGATTATGCTTCAGAACAACTGTCTGCTGTTCGGACCAGCACCATGCAGGCTTCTCAGATGCATGAGCCACACTTAAAGCAACAAAGCCAGGAAAGCCGCAAAGACCCTGTCAAACGTCCTGTTCAAGATGATCACCTGCTTTCCACACCGAAGAGACAGAAACACTGCCAGACGGCACCTATGCAGCTTGAAGGGATGGCTTTGCTGAACCAAACAGCCAACGATATTTCAGATCAAAGTCGAATCCTTGTCAACCAAATCCCCTCCAACTCTTCCAATATGGCAGTATCAGGGAGCAGTCAAGGGCACACTGATAGTCTTAGCCGGTTGTTCCCAACCAGCAATTTTGTGTCACCTGCTCTGAGGCAAGCTGAAATTCAGTGTAATTCTCAGCCTTCTGTCCCAGATCAAACAGGACAGCACCTGCAACCTATTCAACATGCTCCCACTCAAGGAATGACCCACCTTCATACCAATCCATatataaagcagcagcaacaacaggctGGACAGTTAAGAGAAAGACACCAGTTGTATCACCTCCAGCATCACATTTCTCATGCAGAAAGCCCTATCCATTCCCAAGCCCTCAGCGTCCACCAGCAAAGAGTAATGCATCAAGAGGCACAAATGCAGAAGAAAAGAACCCTCATCCAAGCAGCCCAGCCTACCACACTTGCTTTACAGCAGAAGCATCATGGAAACGACCAGTCACGGTCAAAGAGCAGccaaccccacccccatcacccgCAGATGCAGCAAATGCAGCAGCACTATACATCTTCTCAGCCTGAGAAGACATGCGAGAACCCCACTGCAAACAGAACTCACCACAGCCATCCTCAGAGCCATCTGAATCAGGACATTCTGCATCAGCAAGCACCAGATGTGGGCAACAGACAGACAGGTTCTGGAGTTTCTTCTGAACATGTGCCAGGACATAGCCAGATGCAAAGACTTATGACCTCCAGGGCTTTGGAGCAGCAAATGGTATCCCAACCTAGTATTGTCACCAGGTCATCCGACATGACCTGTGCCCCCCACAGACAAGAAAGAAATAGGGTTAGCAGCTACTCTGCAGAGGCACTTATTGGAAAGACTCCCTCTAATTCAGAGCAGAGGCTAGGAATATCCATTCAGAGCTTGAGGGCTTCAGATAATCTTGAAATGAGAAATTACCTTGATATGTCTAGGAATAAAGGATTGGTAATCCATAACATGCAGGGACGCATGTCAGTAGACCATACGGTTGGATCAGATGTTCAAAGACTCTCTGAGTGCCAGACATTCAAGGCAAATGGCACTAACCAGCAGTTTGATGTGCAGTCCTCAAGGAACAGTGAAATAGGGACCTCAATGTCATCCCTCAGAGGTATGCAGACACAGGCTTTTCGAATTGCTCAGAATGCTGGACCACCCATAGACAGACAGAAGAGGTTGCCCTATCAGCCGGTTCAGGGCATTTCAGCAGGAAATGTTATTCCTCCCCCAAGAGACAATGAAAATACATGCCACCAAAGTTTTATGCAGAGTTTACTTGTCCCTCATCTTGGAGATCAAGTCAGTGGGGGCCAAAGACCAATTCCAGAGCACCAGAGAAATCCACAGTGTGCCACTTCTTCTATTGTTGAATATAATTGCCCCCCAGCAAGAGACAGTATTCACATTCGAAGAGAAGGTGATGGTCAGAACAGGGAAAGTTGTGATATGTCTCTTGGTGCTATTAATAATAGGAACAATACATTAAATATCCCTTTTTCAAGTTCCTCTGGAGATATTCAGGGTCGCAATACAAGCCCCAATATTTCTGTTCAGAAATCCAATCCCATGAGAATGACAGAGAGTCATGGAACCAAGGGTCACATGAATGCTCCAGGTTCTAGCAATGTGCATGGAGTCGCCCGACctcctctcacccacccacccgtctCTCGGAATGCTGAGCAAGTCCCACCATCAGTTCGTCAACCAAATTCTTCAGTTACTCAGCGATCAAGACATCCTCTCCAGGATAACAGTGGTTCTAAAATTCGCCAGCCTGAAAGAAATCGTTCTGGAAATCAAAGACACGGAAATGTGTTTGATCCTAGTCTTCCCCACCTTCCTTTGGCTGCCAGTGGTAGTATGATCCTTGGAAGGCAACAACCTGCTCTAGAAAAAAGAGGCAGTATTGTGCGATTCATGCCTGAGGGACCACAAATGACTAATGATAGTGCAGCTCCTGATCAGCACAGTCTGTCTCAAAATTTTGGATTCCCTTTTATTCCAGAGGGTGGAATGAATCCCCCAATAAATGCCAACGCACCGTTCATTCCACCAGTGACTCAATCTAGTACTACTCGAACACCAGCCCTGATTCCAGTAGATCCTCAAAATACGTTGCCATCTTTTTATCCGCCATATTCTCCTGCCCATCCCACCCTTTCTAATGACATttcaatcccttatttttctaaCCAAATGTTTCCTAATCCAAGCACAGAGAAGCCAAGTGGTGGAGGTTTAAACAATCGCTTTGGCTCCATCTTGTCTCCTCCCAGGCCAGTGGGCTTTGCCCAGCCAAGTTTCCCCCTTTTGACGGACATGCCCCCAATGCATATGGCCAATTCATCTCACTTGTCCAATTTTAATTTGACTTCTTTGTTCCCAGAGATTGCTACAGCTCTTCCTCCAGATGGTTCAGCAATCTCACCTCTGCTCTCTATAGCGAACACTTCTGCTTCTGATTCTTCCAAGCAATCATCAAACCGGCCTGCTCACAACATAAGCCATATTCTAGGTCATGATTGCAGTTCAGCTGTATGA